ACCGGGGCGAAATACAGGGTGAGAGGCGGCGGGACGGACTGGGCGCGCAGGCGCTCGGCGATCTCGAGGCGCGCCTCGCGCTTGCCGGCGGACGCCAGCACCGCGCGCCATTCGCCGTCGCGCCCGTTGAACACCCGCACGCTGTCGCCGGGCTGGCGGCGCATGACCGACACCAGATAGTGCGCCTGATCGCGTTCCAGGGTCAGGCTGGCGCCCTGGCTCAGGGACGCGTCAACGAACAGGCGGGGATTGGTGCTCATGGACCGGGTGTATCGCGCCGCCCTGCCCTGCGGCAAGGCGCGCTTGGCCGCCGGGGCGCAGGCGCGATAGGGTGCGCCCATGACCCTCAACCCTGATCGTCCCGTCCTTGATTCCCTGCCAAAGACCTGGGTGGACCGCGCGCCTGCGTTCGCCCGGCCCTATCTGCGGCTGGCGCGCTATGACCGGCCTGTGGGTTTCTGGCTGCTGGCGATCCCGTGCTGGCTGGGACTGGCGGCGGCGCGGATGGAGACAGGGATCGGCTGGGATGATCTGCGCCTGGCGCTCCTGTTCGGCATTGGCGCTGTGGCCATGCGCGGGGCGGGCTGCACCTGGAATGACATGATCGACCGCGATCTGGACGCGCGCGTGGCGCGCACCGCCGACCGGCCGCTGGCGGCCGGGACAATCAGCCTGCGTCAGGCGCAAATCTTCCTCGGCGCGCAGCTCTTCGTCGGCCTGATCGTTCTGGTCATGCTGCCTGTGCCGGCCATCCTCACCGCGCTCGCCGCGATGGTGCTGGTGGCGGCCTATCCCTTCATGAAGCGCATCACCTGGTGGCCCCAGGCCTGGCTCGGCCTCACCTTCAACTGGGGCGTGCTGGTCGCGGGCGCCGCAGCTGGCGCGCTGTTCACCCCGGCTATCCTGTTCCTCTACGCCGCCCTGGTGGTGTGGACGCTGGGCTATGACACCATCTACGCCTGTCAGGACAAGGAAGATGACGCGCTGGCGGGGGTGAAATCCTCCGCCCTGCGGCTGGAAGGCGCAGTCAAACCCTTCGTGCTCGCCTGCTACATTGCCTCGGCGGCGCTGGCGCTGGCGTCCGGGCTGGCGGGCGGCGCCGGCATCGCCTTCGCGCTCGGCTTTGCGCTCTACGCCGCGCACCTGTTCCACATCGCCCAGACTTTTGATCCGGAGCAGAGCGATGCCTGCCTGATGAAGTTCAAGGCCAGCGTCTCCACCGGCCTGCTTCTCACCGGCGCCTTCCTGCTGGGCGGGCTTTAGGGCCTCAGCGGCAGGCTTCCGCTTCCGGATCCGCCTCGCACACGGTCTGCGCGGCCCAGCGGGCGATGTCGCGCGCCGCCTCGTCCGCCGCGCTTGAGAACGCGTCCACAATAGGCCCCTGACGATGAGCGCTGGCGCGGACCTCGTGATTGAACACCTGACGCGCGGCCAGAATGCGCTCGTCGCGGTCGATGATGCGCGCGCGCACAGTGACCCGCGCCAGCGGCGCGGCGCTGTCACCCTGATCATACACCGCCTCGAACCGGCGCAGCGCCACGTCCAGCCGGAAGCGCGCGCTCACCCCGTCCTCGGCGCGCACCGGAGAGACTTCCGGCGCGACCGCCTGGAAGGCGTCTTCCAGTACGCTCTCGAACATCGCCGGAGCAGGCGAGGCCCAGGCGGCGCCAGCCATGTAGGCGATGGCGCCGTCACGGTCGATGGCGATCTTGTCACCGGCCAGCGCCCGCGGCGCGGACACGCGCTCCACGCTCAGCGCAATCGCCCCGCGTACGGGCGCGCTGGCGGTTTCGGAGGATCCGGTATCCAGCCGGTAGAGCATGCGCGGATTGCTCTCGGGCAAAAGCGAGATGCAGCCGGTCAGGGCCAGCGTAGCGGCTAAAGCAGCGCCCAGCGCCAGCGGCCGGGTGCGGTTGGGAGCGCTCATTGGGGTACCTCCACTTCATCACCCGGCGATCGGGCGACAAACCCGGACGGATCTTCTTCCAGATCAAGGACGATGCGTTCAATGGCCGCCAGCGCGGCGCGCAGGTCCCGGATGGCTGCGGTCAGCTGGCCCAGACCCTCCTCAGAGAAACGCTCCAGGCCAGGGCGCAGTTCGGTCAGCATGGCGTAGGTTTCCTGAGACGCGCGGTCGACCTCGATCGAGGCGGCAGACACGTCGGCCACCATCACTCCGACCTCTTCGGTCAGGAAGGTTTCAGCCGTGCGGCCGAACTGCTCCAGACTCACCGCCGCGCCCGACACGTCTTGCGCGGCCTGATCGAGGCTGCGCAAGGCGGTGCGCAGCTCCGAGACCAGCCCGTCTTCCTGCGCGAGTTCAGCGGTAATGACCTCGATATTGCTCATGGTGCGCGAGAAAGTGGCGACATTCTCCTCGTTCAACAGCGCGCCCACGCGCGTAAACGCGACCTGCGAGCTCTGCAGCAGCGTTTCGCCCCCGGATATCAGCTCGTCCAGCTGGGTCTGGCGCGCATAGATGCGCGGGGCGCGATCGCCGAACCGGCCCTCCAGCCGCGCCGCCTCCTGCGATCCGCCGGACACCTGGATCAACGACA
The window above is part of the Hyphomonadaceae bacterium ML37 genome. Proteins encoded here:
- the ubiA gene encoding 4-hydroxybenzoate octaprenyltransferase, whose protein sequence is MTLNPDRPVLDSLPKTWVDRAPAFARPYLRLARYDRPVGFWLLAIPCWLGLAAARMETGIGWDDLRLALLFGIGAVAMRGAGCTWNDMIDRDLDARVARTADRPLAAGTISLRQAQIFLGAQLFVGLIVLVMLPVPAILTALAAMVLVAAYPFMKRITWWPQAWLGLTFNWGVLVAGAAAGALFTPAILFLYAALVVWTLGYDTIYACQDKEDDALAGVKSSALRLEGAVKPFVLACYIASAALALASGLAGGAGIAFALGFALYAAHLFHIAQTFDPEQSDACLMKFKASVSTGLLLTGAFLLGGL
- a CDS encoding ABC-type transport auxiliary lipoprotein family protein, encoding MSAPNRTRPLALGAALAATLALTGCISLLPESNPRMLYRLDTGSSETASAPVRGAIALSVERVSAPRALAGDKIAIDRDGAIAYMAGAAWASPAPAMFESVLEDAFQAVAPEVSPVRAEDGVSARFRLDVALRRFEAVYDQGDSAAPLARVTVRARIIDRDERILAARQVFNHEVRASAHRQGPIVDAFSSAADEAARDIARWAAQTVCEADPEAEACR
- a CDS encoding MCE family protein, yielding METKAHHALVGFFVVFLVLAGGFFSLWLSQMAFDREYREYDVLFDGPVRGLRVASEVRFNGIQVGEVTDLGLNPEDTTQVVARIRVDATTPVKVDSVAQLEPQGLTGLSLIQVSGGSQEAARLEGRFGDRAPRIYARQTQLDELISGGETLLQSSQVAFTRVGALLNEENVATFSRTMSNIEVITAELAQEDGLVSELRTALRSLDQAAQDVSGAAVSLEQFGRTAETFLTEEVGVMVADVSAASIEVDRASQETYAMLTELRPGLERFSEEGLGQLTAAIRDLRAALAAIERIVLDLEEDPSGFVARSPGDEVEVPQ